The nucleotide window ACATTCTGTTGCTGACCGAGCCTGCGGCGGTCGACGCCGTTGCGTCCCTGGTCATCGCCGGCAACACCGCCCAATTCGCCGATCCGAGTTTCCTCGCCGAACTGAAGCACTGGCTCCGCTTCGGATACGCCGATGCGGTGGCGACCGGCGACGGGCTGTTTGCAGGCGTGTCCGGCAATCCCGCCTTGCCCGCTCCGGTCGGGCGGTTGCTGTTCGAGCACGTCGTCTCGGCACACTCCGAGAACGCCAAGTGCCGGGCCCAGATCGCCAGTTCCGCGGGCCTTGCCGTGTTCGTTTCGGACCACGACGACCGCGGACATTGGCTCGCCGCCGGTCGGGCGTATCAGCGCTTCGCGCTGCGCGCGACCGCGCTCGGTATCAAGCACGCCTTCCTGAATCAGGCGGTCGAGGTGCCGCAGCAGCGGCACCGTCTTGCCGAAGTGCTCGGTCTCGGCGCGCGCCGTCCGGATCTCATCGTGCGCTTCGGCTACGGAGCCGACATGCCCCGGTCGCTGCGGCGCCCGATCGCCGATGTGCTGGTGTAGTTCGGTCGAACGCGGCGCTGTCGCATAGCCCCATGAGCTGTGATTGCTTGACCTGGCGCTGCGCAGCCATCACGCCATGGTCGGCAACGCGGACCAGACCATGACCACTCACATTCAGAAAGCTCCTGCCTATTGGTCGCGTGATGCGATCTGGCCCGGCATTGTCGCGATCGGTCCGATGCTGCCGGGGACGCTGGCGTTCGGCATGGCGTTCGGCGCGCTATGCGCGCAGAAGAACTTCACGCTGGCCGAGGTCGAAGTGATGATGGCCACCGTGTATGGCGGGCTGTCGCAGTTCGTCGCGGTGCAGGCTTGGCCGGAGGCGCTGACGCCGTCGTCGATCGCCGCGCTGGCGCTGCTCACTGCCACCGTCAATATCCGGTTCTTCCTGATGACGGCCTCGATGCGGCCGTGGCTCGGAACGCTGCCGGCATGGCAGGTGTATCCGCCGCTGCTGCTGGTCACCGACGGCGGCTGGCTCGCCGCAATGC belongs to Rhodopseudomonas palustris and includes:
- a CDS encoding Acg family FMN-binding oxidoreductase produces the protein MAGAAALAMAASGAVLWARQDIGRWRDAADAIRQPLNPELTGRAAIAELVRCATLAANSHNTQPWRFVARDADITIAPDFSRRCPVVDPDDHHLFASLGAAAENIVQAAPVFGLSATVRAVGEDGRVRIDLAPGAAETSELAAAIVKRQCCRGLYDSRPVPADDLQRLVSAGRSDGVDILLLTEPAAVDAVASLVIAGNTAQFADPSFLAELKHWLRFGYADAVATGDGLFAGVSGNPALPAPVGRLLFEHVVSAHSENAKCRAQIASSAGLAVFVSDHDDRGHWLAAGRAYQRFALRATALGIKHAFLNQAVEVPQQRHRLAEVLGLGARRPDLIVRFGYGADMPRSLRRPIADVLV
- a CDS encoding AzlC family ABC transporter permease; the protein is MTTHIQKAPAYWSRDAIWPGIVAIGPMLPGTLAFGMAFGALCAQKNFTLAEVEVMMATVYGGLSQFVAVQAWPEALTPSSIAALALLTATVNIRFFLMTASMRPWLGTLPAWQVYPPLLLVTDGGWLAAMRYREHGGANAWFYVGGAVVLYLVWLVSAIPGFLLAEQLADPKKFGVDIAMPAFFAALLVPAWKGPRRAIPWVVSGIVALTVHYLVPGYWFIIAGALSGAAAAGLMDDPSPRGSQPERAS